From Haemorhous mexicanus isolate bHaeMex1 chromosome 1, bHaeMex1.pri, whole genome shotgun sequence, one genomic window encodes:
- the EPDR1 gene encoding mammalian ependymin-related protein 1: MPPSRATLKQFVPAGHSCWRIPSLPKLTQSAQSLELAAAPLGSPRGAVGTARAPRPSRLREGRPEKARVPVACHRAASCPTGVRPLWRRAPLAAEVMRVWRRAAPAPRHSLPVRLRAVPGGRAPRQRGAERSMARSAAGRQLRPGPGPGPPLRLFLLLGVLLLRGGAAAAAEPCQAPRQWEGRTVFYEHGSGRNTRAAVSYDGPNQRLRILEERKALIPCKKFFEYILLYKDAVMFQIEQVTKLCSKIALTEPWDPYDIPANSTYEDQYYIGGPGDEVMVQEWSDRKPARKLESWVGVYTVKDCYPVQETYTKNYSVTTSTRFFDIHPGIADPSVFTPPSTCQTAQLTRMRDEC; encoded by the exons ATGCCCCCCTCGAGGGCAACATTAAAGCAGTTTGTCCCAGCAGGTCACTCCTGTTGGCgtatcccctccctccccaagCTCACGCAGAGTGCCCAGAGCTTGGAGCTCGCAGCTGCCCCTCTGGGCAGCCCTCGCGGAGCAGTGGGCACGGCCAGGGCGCCCAGACCCTCCCGGCTGCGCGAAGGGAGGCCTGAGAAGGCGAGGGTCCCTGTCGCTTGTCACCGCGCAGCCTCCTGCCCCACCGGCGTCCGGCCGCTGTGGCGGCGGGCGCCTCTCGCCGCCGAGGTGATGCGGGTTTGGAGgcgggccgcccccgccccccgGCACAGCCTGCCCGTCCGCCTGCGCGCCGTGCCGGGTGGCCGTGCGCCGAGGCagcgcggagcggagcggagcaTGGCGCGGTCGGCGGCCGGGCGGCAGCtgcgcccggggccggggccggggccgccgctgcggctgttcctgctgctcgGCGTCCTCCTGCTGCGCGGtggagcggcggcggccgccgaGCCGTGCCAGGCGCCGCGGCAGTGGGAAGGGCGCACCGTGTTCTACGAGCACGGCTCGGGCCGCAACACGCGGGCCGCCGTCTCCTACGACGGCCCCAACCAGCGCCTCCGCAtcctggaggagaggaaggcGCTCATCCCCTGCAAGAA GTTTTTTGAGTACATATTGCTCTACAAAGATGCAGTGATGTTTCAGATTGAACAAGTTACAAAGCTTTGCTCGAAGATTGCTCTGACAGAGCCATGGGATCCATATGATATTCCTGCCAATTCAACTTATGAAGATCAGTACTACATTGGGGGACCTGGAGATGAAGTTATGGTACAGGAATGGTCTGACAGAAAACCAGCCAGGAAAT TGGAATCCTGGGTCGGCGTTTACACCGTCAAGGACTGTTACCCAGTACAGGAAACCTACACCAAGAACTACAGCGTGACGACCTCGACTCGCTTCTTTGACATCCACCCGGGCATCGCAGACCCCTCCGTGTTCACCCCACCCAGCACCTGCCAGACAGCCCAGCTGACAAGGATGAGAGATGAATGCTGA